The nucleotide sequence TTCATGATTCAAGTGGAAATAGGGAGATGATTCCAAGGTTGATGTCCACGGTGTATGATTTCATGAACCACATCCACCTCATAGAATGCTTCAAGGATGCTAGCACTCCTGTAAGTAATGCACTGATTGCCCAGATCGAGTCGAATTCAAGTAAAAAGCATGTATTTGTTAGTTATTATGCACATGTTTCATTTATTATTGCATTTCATGTTGCTGTGTGTGTAGCATTATTATCGAATTATCAGTATGCTTACTATTATTGTATTCTATTaccaaaaataatttcttaaaACTTGTTTActcgtttaatttatttataggtatattatcaattattttaagtttgCATTCTGCAACTGCTCGGCGTTGAGTGTTTGCTATGTAATTGGATTTATACTTGCCAGCGGTAACTCGGTAACTTTTTCAATAATTCACTTTTGCTCAAACTACAATTACTTGGAACTAAAAACTCCAGCGGGAAGTAGAATgtttttaaatctatattCGTGTCCGTGGGCGCGGGTTGTGGTGGGGTGGGATGGGGCAGGTGTACATAGAACGAAACCGATATTTAAacatacttttatttattctgcTGTCTAGATTAGCTTTTGTTGCTATTGGCATTAGTAACTAATTTGTGTGATAGATTTTCGGATTCGGTTTTGTGTGTGGGGTTCACTATGTATTAAGACTTTGTTTCATTACAAGTTGATACAAAACATATACGTACAATTAACGTGCCTAAAagttataacatttttaatttgctaaataataaatttatgggTATTTCGCTGCTGCCCAATAagtaaacaatatatatatatataaagaattgCCGAATGGGTCCCTAATATGGGGAACTGGTTTACAAACACAACGTTTAAACGATTAAGATCGGGATTAGGGATTGAACAAAGCCAATGGAAGGACATTTGAGGATTAGTATAGCGTTTAACCTAGCCCGAGGCGCGGGCGACGCTCTAAGACTTTTTTACATACAATACATCGTTTGTTCGCGTTATCATATTCTTCTCTTGTTTGGAATCACAAATGTTAGCTAGTATTTAAATACACATGTAGGTAAGAcattcaaaaaggaaaatcggGGATTTCGTTTAGCGTGGAGAATGCTCttggtggtgatggtgttAGAGAGACGACGGCTGTGGTGGTGATAAAATGGGTGGCAAAGTGCGGCAACCTTCAAGctgctactgctactgctcctgctccagttCCTGCTCTGCTGGATTCACTCCAAATTTCGCACCTCGAATCGTTTGTACGTGTAGTTGATAAAGACCCAGTCCTTCGCAATCTCACCGCCCTGCGGTATGGGCGCCGATGCTGCAATGGATGCACGTTAGTCTGTGTGCTCGTCCctttgcttaaaaatatacttACGTATCTCCAGCGACACATCGGGAAACTCGTCGAAGTTGGACGTATCGTCGATTGAGCGCACCTCAACGGGTATGGCCGCGGGACGCTCACGTATGTGCTCCCAGTCAACTCCCCGGAAGAACGGCACGGACTTCAGATCCTCCAGACCGCGCTGGGAACCCAGCCGGCGATCGGCCTCGCAGCAGAAGTTGATGATCGTCTCCTTGGCCTCCTCCGATATGGGGATCTCTGGGGGAAATATCAGCGTCTCGCGCCAGTTCATCACCTTGCGGTAGGTGTCCTGGGGATTGTCCGAGCAGAATGGAGGATAGCCCATCAGCATTTCGTACATGATGACTCCCAGGGACCACCAGTCGCAGGCGGGTCCGTAGCCAGTCTGCAGAAATACTTCGGGTGCAATATAGTCCGGCGTTCCCACGGTGCTGTAGGCGAGGGCGCGTCGATTTCGCTTCCACGACTCGGCACGTCGCTTGGAGTCCATCGGACTGCAGGACAAGCtagtttatttaataaatacaagCTTAGATTCTTTCACATCTTACCTGGCGCACGTGCCTATAAAATCGGATGGTTTCGCCTGCGACAAGTCCCGATAAAAGTCTGTTCGATGCGACTTCTTTAAGCCAGTGCACAGTCCGAAGTCGGAGagctaaaataataatagagtTTTTAGTGGGCTCATCTCAATTATCTGGATTCCACTTACCTTCAGATGCCCTCGCGCGTCCAGCAGCAAGTTATCGGGCTTGATATCCCTGTGTATGAAACCGAGTTTGTGAATAGAATCGATCGCCAATGCCGTCTCACTGATATAGAACTGTGTGCCCTCCTCGGATAGCGTGTCCTTCTTCATCAAAAGCGTCATCATATCACCACCAGGCAAGAACTCCattatcaaatataaattgacGGGATCCTGTGGAAAGATATTTCAAAAACATTCTCACATTATTACTGAGTAAGAAAATACTTATATATGAATGCAATTGTATTTACATTCATTGTACAATAATTgtaatatgcaaaaatatctt is from Drosophila melanogaster chromosome 3L and encodes:
- the trc gene encoding tricornered, isoform B, which codes for MMSSRTQDADGASIRFSDHTLDKATKAKVTLENYYSNLVTQYGERKQRLAKLEAQLKDESLSEAQRQEKRLQHAQKETEYLRLKRLRLGVEDFEALKVIGRGAFGEVRLVQKKDTGHVYAMKVLRKADMLEKEQVAHVRAERDVLVEADHQWVVKMYYSFQDPVNLYLIMEFLPGGDMMTLLMKKDTLSEEGTQFYISETALAIDSIHKLGFIHRDIKPDNLLLDARGHLKLSDFGLCTGLKKSHRTDFYRDLSQAKPSDFIGTCASLSCSPMDSKRRAESWKRNRRALAYSTVGTPDYIAPEVFLQTGYGPACDWWSLGVIMYEMLMGYPPFCSDNPQDTYRKVMNWRETLIFPPEIPISEEAKETIINFCCEADRRLGSQRGLEDLKSVPFFRGVDWEHIRERPAAIPVEVRSIDDTSNFDEFPDVSLEIPSAPIPQGGEIAKDWVFINYTYKRFEVRNLE
- the trc gene encoding tricornered, isoform A, yielding MMSSRTQDADGASIRFSDHTLDKATKAKVTLENYYSNLVTQYGERKQRLAKLEAQLKDESLSEAQRQEKRLQHAQKETEYLRLKRLRLGVEDFEALKVIGRGAFGEVRLVQKKDTGHVYAMKVLRKADMLEKEQVAHVRAERDVLVEADHQWVVKMYYSFQDPVNLYLIMEFLPGGDMMTLLMKKDTLSEEGTQFYISETALAIDSIHKLGFIHRDIKPDNLLLDARGHLKLSDFGLCTGLKKSHRTDFYRDLSQAKPSDFIGTCASPMDSKRRAESWKRNRRALAYSTVGTPDYIAPEVFLQTGYGPACDWWSLGVIMYEMLMGYPPFCSDNPQDTYRKVMNWRETLIFPPEIPISEEAKETIINFCCEADRRLGSQRGLEDLKSVPFFRGVDWEHIRERPAAIPVEVRSIDDTSNFDEFPDVSLEIPSAPIPQGGEIAKDWVFINYTYKRFEVRNLE